From Frateuria aurantia DSM 6220, one genomic window encodes:
- the hisIE gene encoding bifunctional phosphoribosyl-AMP cyclohydrolase/phosphoribosyl-ATP diphosphatase HisIE, whose translation MTTDLTDLSTLDWDKGEGLLPVIVQHWLSGEVLMLGYMNREALAHTQATGQVTFFSRSKQRLWTKGERSGHVLQLKSIRRDCDADTLLVQADPAGPTCHLGSSSCFGADQQPPLGFLAQLDELVRQRHERRPEGSYTTRLFEGGIRRIAQKVGEEGVETALAAVAQDDAELLGEAADLVFHLTVALRARDLSLRDVSAILAGRNPAPSDS comes from the coding sequence ATGACGACCGACCTGACTGATCTTTCGACGCTGGACTGGGACAAGGGCGAAGGATTGCTGCCTGTGATCGTGCAGCATTGGCTCAGTGGCGAGGTTCTGATGCTGGGTTACATGAATCGCGAGGCGCTGGCCCATACTCAGGCCACGGGCCAGGTCACCTTTTTCAGTCGCAGCAAGCAGCGCCTGTGGACCAAGGGCGAACGTTCGGGGCATGTTCTGCAGCTGAAATCCATTCGTCGCGATTGCGATGCCGATACCTTGCTGGTGCAGGCCGATCCGGCGGGGCCGACCTGCCATCTGGGAAGCAGCAGTTGTTTCGGTGCGGACCAGCAGCCACCTCTCGGGTTTCTCGCCCAGCTGGATGAGCTGGTTCGGCAGCGCCATGAGCGGCGTCCAGAGGGCAGCTACACGACGCGCCTGTTTGAAGGCGGGATCCGCCGTATCGCTCAGAAGGTAGGTGAAGAGGGCGTGGAAACTGCCTTGGCCGCGGTAGCCCAGGACGATGCCGAATTGCTGGGCGAGGCGGCCGATCTGGTATTCCACCTGACTGTCGCGCTGCGCGCGCGCGACTTGTCGTTGCGCGATGTGAGCGCGATTCTGGCCGGGCGGAACCCGGCGCCATCCGATTCCTGA
- the mtnC gene encoding acireductone synthase produces MAPIRAVLTDIEGTTSSIDFVKDVLFPYARQHLPAYVANHGQDPEVRQWLSQAAADGGLPATASDGEIAGMLQTWIDEDRKATPLKALQGLIWAQGYRDGAYRAHLYPEVPARLRQWKQAGLDLYVYSSGSVPAQQLFFGYSEAGDLSGLFSGYFDTEIGPKREVGSYLRIAEAIQRPPAEILFLSDVTAELDAAREAGMQTAWLVRDKVEGLPVSSHEAHRHFDSILV; encoded by the coding sequence ATGGCACCGATCCGCGCCGTTTTGACCGATATTGAAGGCACCACCAGTTCGATTGACTTCGTCAAGGACGTGCTGTTCCCCTACGCCCGCCAGCACCTGCCCGCCTATGTCGCCAACCATGGACAGGACCCCGAGGTCCGGCAGTGGCTGAGCCAGGCGGCGGCTGATGGCGGCCTGCCAGCCACCGCCAGCGATGGCGAGATCGCCGGCATGCTGCAGACCTGGATCGACGAGGATCGCAAGGCGACTCCGCTGAAAGCCTTGCAAGGTCTGATCTGGGCCCAGGGATACCGTGATGGCGCCTACCGCGCCCACCTCTATCCGGAGGTACCCGCACGACTGCGGCAATGGAAGCAGGCCGGGCTGGATCTGTATGTCTATTCTTCCGGCTCGGTACCGGCCCAGCAGCTGTTTTTCGGCTACAGCGAGGCCGGCGATCTGAGCGGACTTTTCAGCGGCTATTTCGATACCGAAATCGGCCCCAAGCGAGAGGTCGGCTCTTACCTGCGCATCGCCGAAGCCATCCAGCGTCCGCCGGCCGAGATATTGTTCCTGTCGGATGTGACAGCCGAACTGGATGCCGCCCGCGAGGCAGGGATGCAGACCGCATGGCTGGTACGGGACAAGGTCGAGGGACTTCCTGTATCGTCACACGAGGCACATCGCCACTTCGATTCCATACTTGTCTGA
- a CDS encoding HisA/HisF-related TIM barrel protein, whose protein sequence is MFTVIPAIDLRAGQVVRLKQGDYARQTVYADTPHALVADYVAAGAQWLHVVDLDGARSGSLENLRVIEAMAASGLRVQAGGGVRERADLQRLFDAGVERVVVGSVAIRDPEATAGWLSEFGSDQLVLALDTRWLEGQWRLPSAGWTEMEVRGLDELAPWYASRGARHLLCTDIDRDGMLAGFNLDLYRHLKDIVPDMQVQASGGVRSLQDIGDARAAGADAVILGRALLEGRFDLKEALCL, encoded by the coding sequence ATGTTTACAGTCATTCCGGCGATCGATCTGCGGGCAGGGCAGGTCGTCAGACTCAAGCAGGGCGATTATGCCCGGCAGACGGTGTATGCCGACACCCCGCACGCACTGGTGGCCGACTATGTCGCGGCCGGTGCGCAGTGGCTGCATGTGGTGGATCTGGACGGGGCCCGCAGCGGCAGTCTGGAAAACCTGCGGGTGATCGAGGCCATGGCGGCCTCGGGCTTGCGGGTGCAGGCCGGCGGCGGTGTTCGCGAGCGTGCGGATCTGCAGCGTCTGTTCGATGCGGGCGTCGAACGCGTGGTGGTCGGCAGTGTGGCGATCCGTGATCCGGAAGCGACGGCCGGCTGGCTGTCCGAATTCGGTTCCGATCAGCTCGTTCTGGCACTTGATACGCGCTGGCTGGAGGGTCAGTGGCGTCTCCCCAGTGCAGGCTGGACCGAAATGGAAGTGCGCGGGCTGGACGAGCTGGCGCCTTGGTATGCGTCGCGCGGCGCCCGTCACTTGTTGTGCACCGATATTGATCGGGACGGCATGCTGGCGGGGTTCAATCTGGACCTGTACCGGCATCTGAAGGATATCGTCCCGGACATGCAGGTGCAGGCTTCCGGCGGAGTTCGATCGCTGCAGGATATTGGCGATGCGCGTGCCGCCGGCGCCGATGCGGTGATTCTCGGACGGGCCCTGCTGGAAGGGCGCTTCGACCTGAAGGAGGCACTGTGCCTGTGA
- the hisG gene encoding ATP phosphoribosyltransferase produces the protein MSTRDRLRIAMQKSGRLTEPAQDLLTRCGLSFRQSRDKLFCFGEGEPVDLLLVRDDDIPGLIAQGVCDLGIVGRNVLSEFQLTAPPEQAELSELRTLGFGRCRLSIAVPQELNYQGPETLQGLSIATSYPGLVGDWLQRRQIQAKVITLAGSVEIAPRLGTADAICDLVQSGGTLVANQLRETDILLESEAVLAGPKQLPADERGDMLELLLKRLDGVIQVRESRLLLLQTSRQHLEQVTRLLPGGPQPILLGIAGQPDQVLLQALCAGEVTWRELEDIKKAGAREMLVLPVEKMLA, from the coding sequence ATGAGTACACGTGACCGTTTGCGTATTGCCATGCAGAAGTCCGGCCGATTGACCGAGCCGGCACAGGATCTGCTGACCCGTTGCGGGTTGAGTTTCAGGCAGAGCCGCGACAAATTGTTCTGTTTTGGCGAAGGCGAGCCGGTAGACCTGCTGTTGGTGCGTGATGACGATATTCCGGGCCTGATCGCCCAAGGCGTCTGTGATCTAGGCATCGTGGGGCGCAATGTGCTCAGCGAATTTCAGTTGACGGCACCGCCGGAGCAGGCCGAACTCAGCGAATTGCGGACCTTGGGTTTCGGTCGTTGCCGGCTGTCCATCGCGGTGCCGCAGGAGCTGAATTACCAGGGGCCGGAAACCCTGCAGGGTCTCAGCATCGCCACCTCGTATCCCGGTCTGGTCGGCGACTGGCTGCAGCGCCGGCAGATCCAGGCCAAGGTGATTACCTTGGCGGGCTCGGTGGAAATAGCGCCGCGACTCGGTACGGCCGATGCGATCTGTGACCTGGTGCAGAGCGGCGGTACCCTGGTCGCCAACCAGTTGCGCGAAACCGACATCCTGCTGGAAAGCGAGGCCGTACTGGCAGGACCGAAGCAGCTGCCGGCCGATGAGCGCGGTGACATGCTGGAGCTGCTGCTGAAGCGACTGGACGGCGTGATCCAGGTCCGTGAATCCCGCCTGTTGCTGCTGCAGACCTCGCGTCAGCATCTGGAGCAGGTCACCCGGCTCCTGCCGGGCGGACCGCAACCGATCCTGCTCGGCATCGCGGGCCAGCCCGATCAGGTATTGCTGCAGGCACTGTGCGCCGGAGAAGTCACCTGGCGCGAGCTGGAAGACATCAAGAAGGCCGGTGCCCGCGAAATGCTGGTCCTGCCGGTGGAGAAGATGCTGGCATGA
- a CDS encoding 1,2-dihydroxy-3-keto-5-methylthiopentene dioxygenase, with protein sequence MSRLRIYNEDQPDQVIDILTDHAAITARLAEVGVRFEQWATPHALLPGASQDEVIAAYRADIDRLCASEGYQAVDVVSLKPDHPQRAAFREKFLDEHTHSEDEVRFFVAGAGQFTLHVQQQVYEVLCEQGDLISVPDGTRHWFDMSESPYFVAIRLFSNPEGWVASFTGEPIAKRFPRMAVHDSARQLLP encoded by the coding sequence GTGAGCCGCCTGCGCATTTACAACGAAGATCAGCCCGATCAGGTCATCGACATTCTGACCGATCATGCCGCCATCACCGCCCGACTGGCCGAGGTCGGCGTACGCTTCGAGCAGTGGGCCACGCCGCATGCACTGCTGCCTGGTGCCAGCCAGGATGAGGTCATCGCCGCCTATCGTGCCGATATCGACCGGCTCTGCGCCAGCGAAGGTTATCAGGCGGTCGACGTGGTCAGCCTGAAACCCGACCACCCGCAGCGGGCCGCTTTCCGCGAGAAATTTCTGGACGAGCATACCCACAGCGAAGATGAGGTCCGCTTCTTCGTCGCCGGTGCCGGTCAGTTCACCCTGCATGTGCAGCAGCAGGTCTATGAAGTGCTGTGCGAGCAAGGCGACCTTATTTCGGTGCCGGACGGCACTCGGCACTGGTTCGACATGAGTGAGTCACCCTACTTCGTGGCCATTCGCCTGTTCAGCAATCCCGAGGGCTGGGTGGCCAGCTTCACCGGTGAGCCGATCGCGAAGCGCTTCCCGCGCATGGCCGTGCACGATTCGGCCCGCCAGCTGCTGCCCTGA
- the hisF gene encoding imidazole glycerol phosphate synthase subunit HisF, whose product MLSRRIIPCLDVRDGKVVKGVQFRDHVVMGDMVELAMRYRDEGADELVFYDITASPEGRRVDRRWVEQVARVIDIPFCVAGGIRSVDDAREVLHAGADKISVNSPALERPELINELAAAFGTQCVVIGIDSLRDGDGEWRVRQYTGDPSRTRALARRTQDWALEVQQRGAGEIVLNCMGSDGVRQGYDLEQLSALRSICQVPLIASGGAGLPSHFRDAFVRADVDGALAASVFHSGNIEIPVLKQYLRDEGLAMRWQNPKVAYP is encoded by the coding sequence ATGCTGAGTCGCCGCATCATTCCCTGTCTGGACGTACGCGACGGCAAGGTCGTCAAGGGTGTCCAGTTTCGCGATCATGTCGTGATGGGTGATATGGTCGAGCTGGCCATGCGTTATCGCGATGAAGGGGCCGACGAGCTGGTGTTCTACGACATCACGGCCAGTCCCGAGGGGCGCCGTGTCGACCGTCGCTGGGTAGAGCAGGTGGCGCGGGTGATCGATATTCCCTTCTGCGTCGCCGGTGGCATCCGCAGTGTCGACGATGCCCGTGAGGTGCTGCATGCCGGTGCCGACAAGATTTCGGTCAATTCGCCGGCGCTGGAACGTCCGGAGTTGATCAATGAACTGGCGGCTGCCTTCGGGACCCAGTGCGTGGTGATCGGAATCGACAGCCTGCGTGACGGTGATGGGGAATGGCGGGTCCGACAGTATACCGGTGACCCGTCACGGACCCGTGCGCTGGCACGTCGCACGCAGGACTGGGCACTGGAGGTGCAGCAGCGCGGTGCCGGCGAGATCGTGCTCAACTGCATGGGCAGCGACGGCGTGCGGCAAGGCTATGATCTGGAACAGTTGAGTGCCTTGCGCTCGATCTGCCAGGTGCCCCTGATCGCTTCCGGTGGCGCCGGTCTGCCCTCCCATTTCCGCGATGCATTCGTGCGGGCGGATGTTGATGGGGCCTTGGCCGCCAGTGTTTTCCATTCCGGAAACATCGAGATTCCGGTCCTCAAACAGTATTTGCGGGATGAAGGGCTGGCCATGCGCTGGCAGAATCCCAAGGTGGCTTATCCATGA
- the hisB gene encoding bifunctional histidinol-phosphatase/imidazoleglycerol-phosphate dehydratase HisB: protein MSAKILFVDRDGCLIEEPADEQIDSYAKFRLMPGVIAALQRCVGAGYRLVMVTNQDGLGTDAFPEADFVGPQALLLQILESQGICFDEILIDRSFPHEARDTRKPGVGLLRHYLADDGWSRAASAVIGDRESDMQLAANLGVRGLRVGTDGLGWAEIAHLLLDAPRIATVVRDTKETRIRVKVDLDRVADPVVHTGLGFFDHMLEQIGKHGGFALDLQCDGDIHVDPHHTIEDCGLALGQALRQALGDRRGIARYGFSLPMDEAAADARLDLSGRPYLVFEGTIPAERVGDLPVEMIPHFFRSLCETLGANLHLNLRGDNAHHMIEAAFKVTARTLRQAMARTGNDLPSTKGVLA, encoded by the coding sequence ATGAGTGCAAAAATTCTTTTTGTCGACCGGGATGGCTGTCTGATCGAGGAGCCGGCTGACGAGCAGATCGACAGCTATGCCAAGTTCCGGCTGATGCCCGGCGTGATCGCGGCGCTGCAGCGCTGTGTCGGTGCCGGTTACCGGCTGGTGATGGTGACCAATCAGGATGGCCTGGGTACGGATGCCTTTCCCGAGGCTGATTTCGTCGGCCCGCAGGCGCTGCTGCTGCAGATCCTTGAATCCCAGGGCATCTGTTTTGACGAGATCCTGATCGATCGCAGTTTTCCGCACGAGGCCAGGGATACCCGCAAGCCTGGTGTCGGCCTGCTGCGTCATTACCTGGCCGACGATGGCTGGAGTCGGGCCGCCTCGGCGGTGATCGGCGATCGCGAAAGCGATATGCAGCTGGCGGCCAACCTTGGCGTGCGCGGACTGCGGGTGGGCACGGACGGTCTCGGCTGGGCGGAAATCGCCCATCTGCTGCTGGATGCTCCGAGGATCGCCACGGTGGTGCGTGATACGAAGGAAACCCGGATCCGGGTCAAGGTGGATCTGGACCGGGTCGCCGATCCGGTGGTACACACCGGCCTGGGCTTTTTCGACCATATGCTGGAGCAGATCGGCAAGCACGGCGGCTTTGCCCTGGACCTGCAATGCGATGGCGACATCCATGTCGATCCGCATCACACGATCGAGGATTGCGGACTGGCCCTGGGGCAGGCCTTGCGCCAGGCCCTCGGTGATCGTCGCGGCATCGCCCGCTACGGTTTCAGTCTGCCGATGGACGAAGCCGCCGCCGATGCCCGGCTGGATCTTTCCGGACGGCCGTACCTGGTTTTCGAGGGTACCATCCCGGCCGAACGGGTCGGGGATCTGCCGGTGGAGATGATTCCGCATTTCTTCCGATCCTTGTGCGAGACCCTGGGAGCGAATCTGCATCTGAATTTGCGCGGTGACAATGCCCATCACATGATCGAAGCCGCCTTCAAGGTCACGGCGCGTACCTTGCGGCAGGCGATGGCTCGCACCGGCAACGATCTGCCCAGCACCAAAGGAGTGCTGGCATGA
- a CDS encoding C13 family peptidase — MRSALIAILAFAAGILLMQVSGHGGWIGRQATTPAVAVSHAGKPAATTSVEVSQNQDDAAAGNDSWPADAPSPEQVIYDQPRLMQEAIRQLRPRTPGQTNLYAITFAGDGEENVFRNEAEYGAQLVDKRLAAPGHSLLLENNPDTLQSRPLASWSNLETGLAALSKVMNPQQDILLLYLTTHGSEDHSLLVDMDPLPLDQIGTGDLARILKKYPFKWKVVVVNACYSGGFVPELHGAGTLVLTAAAADRSSFGCSNDTAATYFGRAWLVDGLNQTPDFIAAFHRASTEVGQWEHRDKLEPSEPQIDIGSGIDGQIRNWSTHVRPTPMLDYPLRPSHAADAAAQDATDEAD, encoded by the coding sequence ATGCGCAGCGCGTTGATTGCGATTCTGGCCTTTGCCGCAGGCATCCTGCTGATGCAGGTCAGCGGCCATGGCGGATGGATCGGCCGCCAGGCCACCACGCCGGCGGTGGCGGTCAGCCATGCCGGCAAGCCGGCAGCGACAACTTCGGTCGAGGTAAGCCAGAACCAGGACGACGCCGCGGCAGGCAACGACAGCTGGCCTGCGGACGCCCCCTCGCCGGAACAGGTCATCTATGACCAGCCGCGGCTGATGCAGGAGGCCATTCGGCAATTGCGGCCACGCACGCCCGGCCAGACCAACCTGTATGCCATCACCTTTGCCGGCGACGGCGAGGAGAACGTGTTTCGCAACGAGGCGGAATATGGCGCGCAACTGGTGGACAAGCGCCTGGCTGCTCCCGGCCACAGCCTGCTGCTGGAAAACAATCCCGACACCTTGCAGAGCCGGCCGCTGGCCAGCTGGTCCAACCTGGAAACCGGCCTCGCCGCGCTGTCCAAGGTCATGAATCCGCAACAGGATATTCTGCTGCTGTATCTGACCACCCATGGCAGCGAAGATCACAGTCTGCTGGTGGATATGGACCCGCTCCCGCTGGATCAGATCGGAACCGGCGATCTCGCGCGAATTCTGAAAAAATACCCCTTCAAATGGAAGGTGGTGGTGGTCAACGCCTGCTATTCGGGCGGTTTCGTGCCCGAACTGCATGGTGCCGGGACTCTGGTGCTGACGGCGGCCGCCGCGGATCGAAGCTCTTTCGGTTGCAGCAACGACACGGCAGCCACCTATTTCGGCCGCGCCTGGCTGGTCGATGGCCTCAATCAGACCCCGGATTTCATCGCCGCCTTCCATCGTGCCAGCACCGAGGTCGGTCAATGGGAGCATCGCGACAAGCTGGAGCCTTCGGAACCGCAGATCGATATAGGCAGCGGCATCGACGGCCAGATCCGGAACTGGTCGACTCATGTCCGCCCGACGCCCATGCTGGACTATCCGCTGCGACCATCCCATGCCGCGGATGCCGCTGCCCAGGATGCCACTGACGAGGCCGACTGA
- the hisH gene encoding imidazole glycerol phosphate synthase subunit HisH, whose translation MSVVLVDAGGTNIGSVRYALQRLGVEAALTSDAAAIRGADKVILPGVGAAAPGMARLQELGLIDVLRGLTQPVLGVCLGMQLLCAHSDEGNVDCLGLIPAPVRHFEAAPGRRVPHMGWNQLQAVAAHPLTEGLDAPAWAYFVHSYAVPVGDWTLATCEYGSPFSAMVRAGNFHGAQFHPERSSEIGARVLKNFLAL comes from the coding sequence ATGAGCGTTGTGCTGGTCGATGCCGGCGGCACCAATATCGGCTCGGTCCGTTATGCCTTGCAGCGCCTCGGCGTCGAGGCGGCACTGACCTCCGATGCCGCCGCCATCCGGGGTGCCGACAAGGTGATTCTGCCTGGGGTGGGCGCGGCCGCACCCGGCATGGCACGTCTGCAGGAGCTTGGCCTGATCGATGTGCTGCGCGGGCTGACCCAGCCGGTGCTGGGGGTCTGCCTGGGCATGCAGTTGCTGTGCGCGCATTCGGACGAAGGCAATGTCGATTGCCTGGGCCTGATTCCGGCACCGGTTCGCCATTTCGAGGCGGCACCGGGGCGACGGGTGCCGCATATGGGTTGGAACCAGCTGCAGGCCGTGGCGGCCCATCCTTTGACCGAGGGGCTGGACGCGCCGGCCTGGGCATATTTCGTCCACAGCTATGCGGTGCCGGTGGGCGATTGGACCTTGGCCACCTGCGAATACGGCAGCCCGTTTTCGGCCATGGTCCGGGCCGGCAATTTCCACGGTGCCCAGTTCCATCCCGAGCGTTCATCGGAGATCGGTGCGCGTGTCCTGAAGAATTTTCTGGCGTTGTGA
- the hisD gene encoding histidinol dehydrogenase, producing MNTLDSLDIDIRLQDWARLDERAREAALTRPAQSQAEALKRDVAALVAEVRQDGDAALRRLTARLDRCQLDALEVPAEEFAAAEAALAPELKAAIEEAAARIKLFHAAAAPLPVAVDTAAGVRVERVLRPVQRVGLYVPAGSAPLPSTALMLGVPAVLAGCREISLCSPVRADGRCDEAVLYAAKVVGVHRVFKLGGAQAVAAMAYGTASVPKCDKIFGPGNSWVTEAKLQVSADPQGAAIDMPAGPSEVLVIADAAANPVFVASDLLSQAEHGPDSQVILLSPSSELLQAVQAETIRQCRELPRGEVAARALSQSRLLKVESLTQAIEVSNRYAPEHLILQVADPRALLDGIESAGSIFLGAWTPESVGDYCSGSNHVLPTYGYARSYSGVSVASFQKQITVQEVSAEGLRRIGPCTALLAEAEQLEAHRRAVTLRLATLEAGA from the coding sequence ATGAACACCCTGGATTCACTGGATATCGATATCCGCCTGCAGGACTGGGCCCGACTCGACGAGCGCGCGCGTGAGGCTGCGCTGACGCGGCCGGCGCAAAGTCAGGCCGAGGCGCTGAAGCGGGATGTGGCGGCCTTGGTGGCCGAGGTACGACAGGACGGAGATGCCGCTCTGCGGAGACTGACGGCACGACTTGATCGCTGCCAGCTGGATGCCCTGGAAGTGCCGGCCGAGGAGTTCGCGGCGGCCGAGGCCGCCCTGGCACCTGAGCTGAAAGCGGCCATCGAGGAGGCGGCCGCCCGCATCAAGCTGTTCCACGCGGCGGCGGCTCCGCTGCCGGTGGCGGTGGATACGGCGGCAGGCGTGCGGGTGGAGCGGGTGCTGCGCCCGGTGCAGCGGGTCGGTCTGTATGTGCCGGCCGGGTCGGCGCCCCTGCCGTCCACGGCCTTGATGCTGGGCGTTCCAGCGGTACTGGCCGGCTGTCGAGAGATCAGCCTGTGTTCGCCGGTCCGGGCGGATGGTCGTTGCGACGAGGCGGTGCTTTATGCGGCCAAGGTGGTCGGTGTGCATCGCGTGTTCAAGCTGGGTGGGGCCCAGGCGGTGGCGGCCATGGCCTACGGCACCGCCAGCGTGCCCAAATGTGACAAGATTTTCGGTCCCGGCAACAGCTGGGTCACCGAGGCCAAGCTGCAGGTTTCGGCTGATCCGCAGGGGGCGGCGATCGATATGCCGGCCGGTCCTTCGGAGGTGCTGGTGATTGCCGATGCGGCGGCCAATCCCGTCTTTGTAGCCAGCGATCTGCTGTCACAGGCAGAGCACGGTCCGGATTCCCAAGTCATACTGCTCAGCCCGTCCTCGGAACTGCTGCAGGCCGTACAGGCCGAAACCATCCGCCAATGCCGTGAACTGCCGCGTGGCGAGGTGGCGGCCAGGGCGCTCAGCCAGAGCCGGTTGCTCAAAGTCGAGTCGCTGACGCAGGCCATCGAGGTCAGCAATCGTTACGCCCCCGAACATCTGATTCTGCAGGTGGCTGATCCCCGCGCCCTGCTGGATGGCATCGAAAGTGCCGGTTCGATCTTTCTGGGGGCCTGGACACCCGAATCGGTGGGTGACTACTGCAGCGGCAGCAACCATGTGCTGCCGACCTATGGTTATGCCCGCAGTTACAGCGGCGTGTCGGTCGCCAGTTTCCAGAAGCAGATCACCGTGCAGGAAGTGTCAGCCGAGGGCTTGCGCCGGATCGGTCCGTGCACGGCTTTGCTGGCCGAGGCCGAGCAGCTGGAAGCGCATCGTCGTGCCGTGACCTTGCGTCTGGCCACGCTGGAGGCCGGGGCATGA
- a CDS encoding 4'-phosphopantetheinyl transferase family protein has translation MAVRESRPDRLLRQALRLPAGMGIDVGLNGPAPPPAPYHWLPSRIRQASSKRRPALAGSFCARRALSRAGYAGTAKVKTEPDGPAIWPEGWTGSIGCADIGAVAVAAPSHAGEWLGVDLSVPLTELQRRWLEPLLATRAELEALTSRSTETLSLLYSAKEALQRALQPLLGDIPDYQAMRCVRMDGEWLWFEPAVDMDPHWPAQRLVKVRYLSTGQWVLTVASSLQQID, from the coding sequence ATGGCGGTACGAGAGTCCAGACCTGATCGGTTGTTGCGGCAGGCCTTGCGCTTGCCTGCCGGCATGGGGATCGATGTGGGGCTGAACGGGCCGGCACCGCCTCCAGCGCCTTACCACTGGCTGCCGTCACGGATCCGCCAGGCATCCAGCAAGCGCCGGCCTGCCTTGGCGGGCAGTTTTTGCGCCCGCCGGGCCTTGAGCCGTGCCGGCTATGCCGGCACGGCCAAGGTCAAGACCGAGCCCGATGGTCCTGCCATCTGGCCGGAGGGTTGGACCGGAAGCATCGGGTGTGCCGATATCGGTGCAGTGGCGGTGGCTGCGCCCAGTCATGCCGGTGAGTGGCTGGGCGTGGATCTCAGTGTGCCTCTGACCGAATTGCAGCGCCGCTGGCTGGAGCCATTGCTGGCGACGCGCGCTGAACTGGAGGCGTTGACTTCACGCTCCACCGAGACCTTGAGTCTGCTTTACTCGGCCAAGGAGGCCTTGCAGCGGGCTTTGCAGCCGTTGCTGGGGGACATACCGGACTATCAGGCCATGCGCTGCGTGCGCATGGACGGTGAATGGCTCTGGTTCGAACCCGCCGTGGATATGGATCCGCATTGGCCTGCGCAACGGCTTGTCAAGGTCCGCTATCTGAGTACCGGGCAGTGGGTACTGACCGTGGCGTCCAGCCTGCAGCAGATCGATTGA
- the hisC gene encoding histidinol-phosphate transaminase, with product MSILERARAEIRAMQPYASARLEASGGTVMLNANELGWAPEGEFSEGCNRYPAPQPVELVQALAEVYQVRPEQLLVGRGSDEAIDLLLRAFCRAGEDAIIINPPTFGMYAIAARVQDAAVIEVPLAEDFTPDAAAILAAWTPAVKLVFVCGPNNPTGKRIDPAVIVQLAEGLRDKAMLVVDEAYMEFAAGSSSASALLERHDHVAVLRTLSKAWGLAGARIGCLLADATVIDLLRRIMAPYPLPVPSIRAAMEALSAGARPLARQRVGIVLQQRQRLVEALAGWPGVREILPSDANFIAVRLDDPGETYRRLLAAGIVVRDIRKYPRLGDALRISIGTPEENDRLLAVLRAWLGEEGQA from the coding sequence ATGAGTATTCTCGAGCGGGCCCGTGCCGAGATTCGCGCCATGCAGCCCTATGCCTCGGCCCGCCTTGAGGCCAGTGGCGGGACGGTGATGCTCAATGCCAATGAACTGGGCTGGGCACCCGAAGGTGAATTCAGCGAAGGCTGCAATCGCTATCCGGCGCCCCAGCCGGTCGAACTGGTGCAGGCTCTCGCCGAGGTCTATCAGGTGCGGCCCGAGCAGTTACTGGTCGGGCGCGGCAGTGACGAGGCCATCGATCTGCTGCTGCGCGCCTTCTGCCGGGCCGGTGAGGATGCGATCATCATCAATCCGCCGACCTTCGGCATGTATGCCATCGCCGCCCGGGTCCAGGATGCAGCGGTGATCGAAGTGCCGCTGGCGGAGGATTTCACGCCGGATGCCGCAGCGATTCTGGCGGCCTGGACGCCGGCCGTAAAGCTGGTCTTTGTCTGCGGGCCCAACAATCCCACCGGCAAGCGGATCGATCCGGCCGTGATTGTCCAGCTGGCCGAAGGCTTGCGCGACAAGGCGATGCTGGTGGTCGACGAGGCCTATATGGAATTCGCCGCAGGCTCATCCAGTGCCAGTGCGCTGCTCGAGCGTCATGACCATGTCGCGGTGTTGCGGACCCTGTCCAAGGCCTGGGGGCTGGCCGGTGCCCGCATCGGCTGCCTGCTGGCCGATGCGACGGTGATCGATCTGCTGCGCCGGATCATGGCGCCGTATCCCTTGCCGGTGCCAAGCATCCGCGCGGCGATGGAAGCCCTGTCTGCTGGTGCCCGGCCTCTGGCGCGACAGCGGGTGGGTATCGTGCTGCAACAGCGCCAGCGTCTGGTCGAGGCACTGGCCGGCTGGCCGGGGGTGCGCGAAATCCTGCCCTCGGATGCCAATTTCATCGCGGTGCGGCTGGACGATCCGGGCGAGACCTATCGCCGCTTGCTGGCGGCAGGTATCGTGGTGCGTGATATCCGGAAATATCCGCGGCTGGGGGATGCTCTGCGGATTTCGATTGGAACACCTGAAGAAAACGACCGGCTGCTGGCCGTGCTCAGGGCGTGGCTGGGTGAAGAGGGGCAGGCATGA